GAGTTCAACAGATGTGGTGTTAGATGAAGCATTCATTGATTTCGTCGATGAATCAAAGTCCTTTATTCCGCATGTCGCGAACTATCCGAATGTATTCATTGTACGATCGATGACGAAAATGTACGCGATTCCTGGCATCCGCCTTGGGTATTTAATTGCCCATTCGGAACGGATCGACACGCTTACACAACGCGCTTCCCATTGGCATGTCAACGGACTCGCTGCTGAAATCGGTGTACTATGTCTGCAAGAAGAAGCGTATCGTCAACAGGCGATTTCACATGCGCAAATGGAGCGCGTGAAGATGACCCAGTTCTTGCGCTCACATGGCTGTGAAGTACTCAATTCTTCGGCAAACTACCTCGTCATGAAACCTCAGCAAGAGGCGAAGAAGCTGTATCAAGATTTATTGAAACAAGGTATCGTCTTGCGTCACTCAGAAAATTTCCGCGGGATGGATGGACGCTGGTTACGAATTGGCATGAAGTCCGAACCGATGATGGATACACTGCGGGAGGCGATGGATCAATGGTTCAAGCAACACTAACATTCATCAGTGGCGGTGCGCGCAGTGGAAAAAGTGCGTATGCAGAACGTCTGTTGACGAGTCAAACGGCAAGTCGCCTCGTCTACATCGCATCCGGTGTAGCCGCCGATGAAGAGATGAAGCATCGGATTCAGCAACATAAAGAAGATCGTCAACAAGCCAATTGGCACACAATTGAGCAACCGAAAAATCTTCATGAAGTGTTGCCGTTTCTAAAGCCCGGCGATCTCGTACTATGGGATTGCCTCACGACATGGCTCGCCAATGAAATGTATGAAGGGTACGAAGAAGGTATTCCGTGCGTTCAACGATCAGGCTGTCTGGAACAAAAACAAGAACAATTACTGCAGACGTTAAAGCAAATGAAAGAAATCGTCTCTCATCTAGTCATCGTCTCAAATGAAGTTCTCGATGAGTGGCCGCATTACGAAGAAGAGACGGAAATCTACCGCCAAACGATCGGCATGCTTCATCAACAACTGGTGGAGATTGCCGAACGCGCGATAGAAATGGATCATGGCATGCCCATCGTTTGGAAAGGAGAACGTATATGAACGGAGTAATGATCGTTGGTACTGCGTCAGACGTTGGTAAAACGATGATTTGCACTGCGCTATGCCGACTGCTTGCAAATGAAGGTGTCCAGGTAGCCCCTTTCAAATCACAAAATATGTCCGGCTTCTCTGAGACATTAGCAGACGGACGTGAAATAAGCCGCTCCCAGTTCCAGCAAGCACAAGCCGCCCGCACACAACCGATCGTTGAAATGAATCCGATTTTGATGAAGCCGCAAGAAAACATGGAGGCTGACGTTTTACTGATGGGCGTCCCACTTGAGACGATAGAGGGGCAAGCTTTTCGTGAGGAGTGGTTCGACAAAGGTCTGAAAACGATTCAACAAGCGCTAGACTATTTGGCCGATCACTACGATACGTTAATTATCGAAGGAGCAGGGAGTACCGCTGAAGTAAATTTAATGGACCGTGAACTAACCAATATGCGCGTCGCGGAACTGGCGGATGTGCCTGTCATACTAGTCGCAGACATTTCTAAAGGCGGTGCGTTTGCATCGATTGTCGGCACGCTTCAACTTCTGTCAGAAGAAAGACGTCGGCGTGTCAAAGGAATTATCATCAATAAATTTTACGGAGACGCTTCTTATTTTGAAGAGGGAGAGAAATTTATTGAACAATACACCGGAATTCCGGTTGCGGGTGTCATTCCTGTCTTGGAAAATCACGGGATTCCAGAAGAGGATATGGATCGTGCCACGCTTCCTGCAACGGAAGGTGTTGACGTATACGAACAATGGGCGGCACACGTCAAGCAACATATCGACTGGCCATTCGTTCAATCTATTTTGGCGTAAAGGAGCGAGAAGATGAATAGCATTTTATTAGCGCTCCAATTTTTCACGTCGCTACCTGTTCATAAAGAACTGCCGCTAGGGAAAAAAGAAGTATCGGGCATGTACATCGCGCTACCGTTTGTCGGTGGAGGAATCGGTCTACTGCTGGCGGGCGTTGCGTACATCATGAGTGATTTCAACAGTTTCCTTGCAGCGGTACTTATTTTGTTGGCGGGACTTATTGCGACTGGCGGCTTGCATGTAGATGGTTTTGCAGATCTAGGTGATGCATTCTTTTCCTATCAAGATCGTGAAAAACGTCTGACCATCATGGATGATCCACGACTCGGGGCATTCGGGACGCTATCGTTACTCGTGTTACTCTGTTTGAAAATTGGTTTGTTCATTGAAATTCTACAGCTTGTAAACGGTTGGGCGTTGCTCGTGGCAGTGCCGATTCTCTCTCGTGCCGCATTAGTAGGGTATTATACAGTAACGAAAACCGCGAAACCAAGTGGCATTGCATTCTTTTTTAAACAACATTTCCTACGCGGGCGGATGCTAGTCGCATCGGGCACCATCAGCTTCGTAACAATTATTTTGTTAAGTATTCAATTCCACGCTATTTTATTACTCCCCGTGATGCTAATCGTCATCTGTTTGGCCATCTGGCTTTACCATTGCTGGACGATCAAACATTTCGGCGGTGTCACCGGGGATTTATGCGGGGCATTCATTGAAGGAATGGAGGTGGTCTTATGGTTCGTCCTTATCGTATATTTCTCATTCGCCATTTAAAAACAACTACGAATGCACAAAAAGTCTATTGTGGGTGGACAGATAGCGGTTTGGTTTCAGAAGAAGGAGAGGCCATTGATTTTCCAGTACCTGTTCAACAAGTAACGGGTAGTGATTTAAGTAGAACTCGTCAAACAGCGGCCATTTATTTTCCGAACATCAACTTTACAGCAGATCCACGCTGGCGAGAATGTAATTTCGGGGACTTTGAAGAGCAGACGTATGATCAATTGAAAAATGATCCCGACTATCGCAACTGGCTAGACGATGCGTGGAACACGCCACCTCGCAACGGGGAAACATTGCAACAAGTAAAGTCACGCGTGTTGGAAGCGCTAGCTGAATTGCCAAATGATGCAGTCGTCGTGACACATGGCGGTGTGATCCGAGTCGTGCTGGATACATTCGCGCAAGACAATCGTTCATTTTGGGACTGGGACGTAACGAACGGATCTATTTGGCAACTCGAATGGGCTAGCGCGGAAGAATTCAAGGAGGGGAAGCCATGCACGTCTTTATCGGAGGTGCCTATAACGGCAAAACGGACTATGTGAGACGTTGGATTGGCGATTCGCCGGCATGTTTCTGTACAATGGATACAACAGCGACCGCTAAACCCGGTGAATCACTCGTTATAACGGATATACACGAGTGGCTGATGACTACAGACATAACAGAAAAAGAAGCTAGCAACGCAGTACGCGAGATTAGCGGACCGAACACCGTTTTCATTTTGACGGAAATGGGGCGGGGCATTGTCCCGCTCGATGCACAGCAACGAGAACTCCGCGATCGATGCGGCCGTCTGTACCAGCAATTATTTGCAGAAGCAACAACTGTCACAAGAATTTGGTATGGGATTCCTCAAACAATTAAAGGAGTGAAGTGAAATGAAAATCTATACGAAGACTGGCGACAAAGGAACGACTAGCTTAATTGGTGGGCGCGTCGCAAAAGATGACTTACGCGTCGAAGCATATGGCACGATCGATGAGCTGAATTCATTCATTGGTAAAGCTATGACAGAACTTGATGGAGAAAAGTTTGCAGATATCCTGACTGATCTCGAGACGATCCAAAATGAATTATTCGACGGTGGCGGCGACTTAGCGAACGTTATGAAAGAACGCCATTACAAACTCGACGAAGAACCGATCACAGTTCTCGAAAACCGAATCGATAAGCTGATGGAAGAAGCACCCGAACTAGAACGCTTCATCCTGCCGGGCGGCTCACCAGCTGCGGCAACATTACACATCGCACGTACCGTCACACGCCGCGCAGAACGTGTAACTGTCACACTGATGAACGCAGCAGACGACGTATCACCAGTCGTTGGACGCTATTTGAACCGTCTATCGGACTACCTATTCGTAGCAGCACGCATCGTGAACGCCCGTCTCGGCATTTCAGACAATGAATACGTCCGCAGCGCAAAAGTATTCCGCACGAACGAGAAAAAGGATAAATGATCATGAATAAACAAGGCCCCCTGGTTAATGCCAGGGGGCCTTGCTTTTCGTGTAGGGCTCAATGTGTTGGTGTATTCGCTCCATGCCAGGGCTTAAGCGCTTAATCCGATCGCGTATCCGCTCAATGCTGAAGCCTAAGCGCTCAAAGTGTTCGTGTGTTCGCTCCATGCTGAGGCTTAAGCGCTCAAAGTGTCAGCGTATCCGCTCAATGCCGAAGCTTAAGCGCTCAAAGTGCCCGTGTATTCGCTCAATGCTGAAGCTTAAGCGCTCAAAGTGTCCGTGTATTCGCTCAATACTGAAGCCTAAGCGCTCAATCCGCCCGCGCCTCCGCTCAATACTGAAGCCTAAGCGCTCAATCCACCCGCGTATCCGCTCGATGCAAAAAGCCCAAGCGCTCAATCCGCCCGCGTATCCGCTCAATGCCGAAGCCCAAGCGCTCAATCCGCCCGCGTATCCGCTCAATACCCACCCAAAACCGCTCAATCCAAACAACCACATCAAACCCGAATCACATCATACAACTCCGTAAACTCTCTCTTACTCAAAATCTTCGGCACAGGATACAGCGGATTCGCTTCCGCGGAGGCACGTTTAACCATCAAAGGAATATCCTCAACCATAATTCCATCCACTTGCTTCGGAATATTCATTGCATGATTCAACGCCCGAATTTCCTCAATAAACTTCTCGGCTTTCATTTGCTTCGTATCCGAATGATGTGTAATGCCGATTAGATCAGCTAACTCGGAAAGAGGTTCGTGTACACATTTGCCGTAATACTCGAGTGCGTGTGGCAAAATAATCGCGTTCGCTAATCCGTGTGGCATGCTGTAAAATCCACCGAGTGTGTGTGCAATAGCGTGGATATTTCCAACATACGCTCGAGTAAATGCTTTGCCAGCCAAATAAGAAGCCCGTTGCATATTCGTTCGCGCGATCAAATTATCTCCATTACGATACGCTTCATATAAGTTAGCGAATACCAACTGCACTACTTCACGGCTATCTTTCCACGTTTCAGTTGTATTACTATTCCCAATATATGCTTCCACCGCGTGCGTTAACGCATCCATTCCAGTAGCGGCGGTAATCGCTGGCGGCAATTTCATCGTCAACAATGGATCAAGTACAGCGTAGTGGGGGATCAGTGATGTATCATTGATCGCATACTTCTCATGTGTCTTACTATTCGTCACGACAGCGGCAAGCGTGGCTTCACTTCCAGTTCCCGCTGTCGTCGGTACCGCGAATAACGTAGGGATTTGCTTCCGTACATGGAATAAACCTTTCAACTCGGGAATCTGTTTCTCGGGTCTCGCAATTCTCGCACCCACTGCTTTTGCACAATCAATCGGAGAACCGCCGCCGAACGCAATGAGTGCTTCGCATTCATTCGCAACGTATAATCTCCGTGCTTCTTCAATATTACTGATCGTGGGATTCGCGACAGTTTGGTCATACACTAAGTATTTGATTCCAAGTGAATGGAGACCGACTAGCATGACGTCTAACAAGCCGAGTTTCGCAATTTCGCGATCTGTAATTATGAGCACGCTGTGTATTCCAAGACTTTTCACTTTTCCTGCAAGATTTTCCAAGCTACCAGGTCCAACTAGCAGCTCAGGCTCCCTCCAAGGTAAATGATCCATTCCCGCTTTGAGTCCTTTTTGAAATAATCGCGCATACAATCGATACATAATGAAAACTCCTTTCCGATGCTAGCAACACATTATGAAAACGTTATCATGAAATAGACGAATTTGCTATATTGTTATACAATAAAGTTAGAACATTCCAACTGATCGGATACTACTAATATGCTAGACGTGTAGTGAGTACATTTTCGCTAATTTAGAACAGATCTGCGTCCTATATAGAGTGGTAAATTAAATTTACAATACGATAAAGCCTATACTAGTAGGTTTAGATGAGGGAATTATTATAATAAATAAATAATTACTTGACAAAAAGGTCTTTCAGCCATAGTAAGAAAATAAAAAATAAACTTTCAAAAACAGTTGACTGAATGATCATTCATTATTACACTGTATATAGAATATTATTGAAAGCGGTTTCTCAAAGGGGATCTCAAGTAGAAGAAATGGAAGGGGAATAAGAGATGAATATACTACTCATCGCAAACTGGATATTATTTGTAGCAGTCGTCGTATACGGCTTGGGTCTATTCCTATACCTATTAAAAACTCGCTACGAATTCATCCGACTGGGGAGAAAAGAAAAATTCGATAATGACGTCAAAGCGCGTCTGAAGAAAATTTGGGTGTATGTATTTGGACAAAAGAAACTATTGAAAGATAAAAAGAGTGGGGCTATCCACGTCATGTTCTTTTATGGCTTCCTACTCGTGCAATTTGGTGCAATTGATTTGATTTGGAAAGGTTTAAAGCCAGGATCACATCTACCACTTGGTCCGTTGTATCCGGCATTTACATTCTTCCAGGAAATTGTTGTATTCGTTATCCTAGTAGCGGTCGTATGGGCATTCTATCGTCGTTACATGGAGAAGCTAGTTCGTCTAAAGCGCGGCTGGAAATCCGGTCTAGTTCTTATATTTATTGGACTACTTATGCTTTCCACACTGGTAGCTAACGGTGCGAACATGATTTGGCACAATGAAGGCACTACATGGACAGAGCCAATGGCATCGATCATCGCCACTGTATTCAGCGCGGTTCCGACAGGCGTAGCTGTGACGATATTCTTTGTCGGTTGGTGGGTACACTTACTGACATTGCTGACGTTCCTAGTATATGTACCACAATCTAAGCACGCGCACTTGATCGCAGGTCCGGCAAACGTGTATTTCCACCGTTTAGATCACGCGGGACGTTTGAAGCCGATCGATTTTGAAGCACTTGAAGAAATCGAAGACGAAGAGGACATGCCGCCACTTGGTGTAGGTAAGATCACAGACTTCACACAAGCGCAAATGATTGACTTCTATGCATGTGTAGAATGTGGACGTTGTACAAATATGTGTCCAGCAACGGGTACAGGTAAAATGCTGTCGCCGATGGACTTAATTACAAAGCTACGTGATCACCTAACAAACACAGGTGCCATCATGACGAAGCAACAGCCATGGGTACCTCAACTACTGTTCAAAAACTCACAAGGAAATCAATTGGCACTCGCTGCAACGG
This window of the Sporosarcina ureae genome carries:
- a CDS encoding cobyric acid synthase; this encodes MNGVMIVGTASDVGKTMICTALCRLLANEGVQVAPFKSQNMSGFSETLADGREISRSQFQQAQAARTQPIVEMNPILMKPQENMEADVLLMGVPLETIEGQAFREEWFDKGLKTIQQALDYLADHYDTLIIEGAGSTAEVNLMDRELTNMRVAELADVPVILVADISKGGAFASIVGTLQLLSEERRRRVKGIIINKFYGDASYFEEGEKFIEQYTGIPVAGVIPVLENHGIPEEDMDRATLPATEGVDVYEQWAAHVKQHIDWPFVQSILA
- a CDS encoding bifunctional adenosylcobinamide kinase/adenosylcobinamide-phosphate guanylyltransferase codes for the protein MHVFIGGAYNGKTDYVRRWIGDSPACFCTMDTTATAKPGESLVITDIHEWLMTTDITEKEASNAVREISGPNTVFILTEMGRGIVPLDAQQRELRDRCGRLYQQLFAEATTVTRIWYGIPQTIKGVK
- a CDS encoding adenosylcobinamide-GDP ribazoletransferase; the encoded protein is MNSILLALQFFTSLPVHKELPLGKKEVSGMYIALPFVGGGIGLLLAGVAYIMSDFNSFLAAVLILLAGLIATGGLHVDGFADLGDAFFSYQDREKRLTIMDDPRLGAFGTLSLLVLLCLKIGLFIEILQLVNGWALLVAVPILSRAALVGYYTVTKTAKPSGIAFFFKQHFLRGRMLVASGTISFVTIILLSIQFHAILLLPVMLIVICLAIWLYHCWTIKHFGGVTGDLCGAFIEGMEVVLWFVLIVYFSFAI
- a CDS encoding bifunctional adenosylcobinamide kinase/adenosylcobinamide-phosphate guanylyltransferase, yielding MVQATLTFISGGARSGKSAYAERLLTSQTASRLVYIASGVAADEEMKHRIQQHKEDRQQANWHTIEQPKNLHEVLPFLKPGDLVLWDCLTTWLANEMYEGYEEGIPCVQRSGCLEQKQEQLLQTLKQMKEIVSHLVIVSNEVLDEWPHYEEETEIYRQTIGMLHQQLVEIAERAIEMDHGMPIVWKGERI
- a CDS encoding histidine phosphatase family protein, which encodes MVRPYRIFLIRHLKTTTNAQKVYCGWTDSGLVSEEGEAIDFPVPVQQVTGSDLSRTRQTAAIYFPNINFTADPRWRECNFGDFEEQTYDQLKNDPDYRNWLDDAWNTPPRNGETLQQVKSRVLEALAELPNDAVVVTHGGVIRVVLDTFAQDNRSFWDWDVTNGSIWQLEWASAEEFKEGKPCTSLSEVPITAKRTM
- the cobD gene encoding threonine-phosphate decarboxylase CobD, which gives rise to MRLPEHGANSKRLYTSMNISMPDEVLDFSENCNPAGPPSSVVKAWPTLISTLNSYPDPDGQPFRSAISGFHQVDEQQVLVGNGAADILSLLAGTYRGKRVLLIDPTFSEYRATLEVNDAEVVSLQANETEGFLLPMRQILEALPEADALYICTPNNPTGLLPSKDELLTIVDTAKKSSTDVVLDEAFIDFVDESKSFIPHVANYPNVFIVRSMTKMYAIPGIRLGYLIAHSERIDTLTQRASHWHVNGLAAEIGVLCLQEEAYRQQAISHAQMERVKMTQFLRSHGCEVLNSSANYLVMKPQQEAKKLYQDLLKQGIVLRHSENFRGMDGRWLRIGMKSEPMMDTLREAMDQWFKQH
- a CDS encoding cob(I)yrinic acid a,c-diamide adenosyltransferase, encoding MKIYTKTGDKGTTSLIGGRVAKDDLRVEAYGTIDELNSFIGKAMTELDGEKFADILTDLETIQNELFDGGGDLANVMKERHYKLDEEPITVLENRIDKLMEEAPELERFILPGGSPAAATLHIARTVTRRAERVTVTLMNAADDVSPVVGRYLNRLSDYLFVAARIVNARLGISDNEYVRSAKVFRTNEKKDK
- a CDS encoding iron-containing alcohol dehydrogenase gives rise to the protein MYRLYARLFQKGLKAGMDHLPWREPELLVGPGSLENLAGKVKSLGIHSVLIITDREIAKLGLLDVMLVGLHSLGIKYLVYDQTVANPTISNIEEARRLYVANECEALIAFGGGSPIDCAKAVGARIARPEKQIPELKGLFHVRKQIPTLFAVPTTAGTGSEATLAAVVTNSKTHEKYAINDTSLIPHYAVLDPLLTMKLPPAITAATGMDALTHAVEAYIGNSNTTETWKDSREVVQLVFANLYEAYRNGDNLIARTNMQRASYLAGKAFTRAYVGNIHAIAHTLGGFYSMPHGLANAIILPHALEYYGKCVHEPLSELADLIGITHHSDTKQMKAEKFIEEIRALNHAMNIPKQVDGIMVEDIPLMVKRASAEANPLYPVPKILSKREFTELYDVIRV